In a genomic window of Roseiflexus castenholzii DSM 13941:
- a CDS encoding SHOCT-like domain-containing protein, producing the protein MPARYISVGDAPRIRFDRCTGALRVEPGESGVLEVWVEEEHEIVLEHDEQGVVIPGDIEGDLRLRAPTAATVSGGVVEDAVFVSGIAAFTLDSAQDDVRIEGVGGVVTLGDVEGDLAINRAAAVRVGDVAGNAQIAAVDEAIVVRRVEGDLTVSSAGSIEAQGVDGDLRVVDVRGAVLLERIAGDVLVERVGELRVVEAIDGDVQVNRSGTVALSDVAGDVGVDEVQSLMVGAIAGDLHASSVSEVVRFRDLDGDLRLRRSDRVAVEGGSISGDVRVDQVRSVKLGSIGGDADMRNVGSDLSIGSIGGDATFIDIGDDLKAGGIGGDLMLRNVKSATHVGHVGGDLTLAMEFAPNSVTRLNVGGDARIELPSDVSLTVRATVGGTVRGPGITASGGMFSAVYGEGAALLELFIGGDLSLRGATPRSSSSMGEGAPHPASGSRAPNDDIGRWAERFAEEMGRWGEQFGRDMNRWAEEFSREMGGRSDEWARRSQRKAERLRQRIEREMREAAERARETAQRGGHPREVRVRINDREWRFDEERLERMKREAAAAAQAGIVGALEAVERALESMGIPRTQPPAPPPPPHAPPPPPPPPHAPPPPAAATGTTIRINGEPPSGESTPVTVDEAPVQETAPSGTTIEEQRAAILRMVAEGRITPEEADLLLEALG; encoded by the coding sequence ATGCCAGCCAGATACATATCTGTCGGTGATGCGCCGCGCATTCGCTTCGACCGTTGCACTGGCGCGCTGCGTGTCGAGCCGGGTGAGTCCGGTGTGCTCGAGGTCTGGGTTGAAGAAGAGCACGAAATTGTACTGGAACATGATGAGCAGGGAGTCGTGATCCCCGGCGACATCGAGGGCGATCTCCGATTGCGCGCGCCGACGGCCGCAACCGTTTCTGGGGGAGTCGTTGAGGATGCTGTTTTTGTTTCCGGCATCGCGGCATTTACCCTCGACTCGGCTCAAGACGATGTGCGGATCGAAGGTGTCGGCGGCGTGGTGACGCTGGGTGATGTCGAAGGTGATCTTGCCATCAACCGTGCTGCGGCGGTCAGGGTTGGCGATGTGGCGGGAAATGCGCAGATTGCGGCAGTAGATGAAGCGATTGTGGTGCGCCGGGTCGAAGGTGATCTGACCGTCAGCAGCGCCGGTTCAATCGAAGCGCAGGGTGTCGATGGTGATCTGCGCGTGGTGGATGTGCGCGGCGCGGTGTTACTTGAGCGCATTGCCGGTGATGTGCTCGTCGAGCGCGTCGGCGAACTGCGGGTCGTTGAAGCCATCGATGGCGATGTACAGGTTAATCGGTCGGGGACGGTCGCGTTAAGCGATGTCGCCGGCGATGTCGGCGTCGATGAAGTACAGAGCCTGATGGTTGGCGCGATTGCCGGAGACCTCCACGCCAGCAGCGTGTCGGAGGTCGTGCGCTTCCGCGATCTGGATGGTGACCTGCGCCTGCGCCGAAGCGATCGCGTCGCGGTCGAAGGAGGAAGCATCAGCGGTGATGTGCGGGTTGACCAGGTGCGTAGCGTGAAGCTCGGTTCGATTGGCGGTGATGCAGATATGCGCAATGTCGGCAGCGACCTCAGCATCGGCAGCATTGGCGGTGACGCGACGTTCATTGACATTGGCGATGATCTGAAAGCCGGTGGTATTGGCGGCGACCTGATGCTGCGCAATGTGAAGAGCGCAACCCATGTCGGGCATGTCGGCGGCGACCTGACGCTGGCAATGGAGTTCGCTCCGAATAGCGTCACCCGGCTGAATGTCGGCGGCGATGCGCGCATCGAATTACCGTCCGACGTGAGCCTGACAGTGCGAGCAACGGTTGGCGGAACGGTTCGGGGTCCCGGTATCACTGCCAGTGGCGGGATGTTCAGTGCGGTGTACGGTGAAGGGGCAGCGTTGCTTGAGTTGTTTATCGGCGGTGATCTGTCGCTGCGCGGAGCGACGCCGCGCAGCAGCAGCTCGATGGGGGAGGGCGCTCCACATCCCGCGAGCGGCTCGCGCGCTCCCAACGACGACATCGGGCGCTGGGCGGAACGGTTCGCCGAAGAAATGGGGCGCTGGGGCGAGCAGTTTGGTCGGGACATGAACCGTTGGGCGGAGGAGTTCAGCCGGGAGATGGGTGGGCGCAGCGACGAGTGGGCACGTCGTTCGCAGCGCAAAGCCGAACGCCTTCGCCAGCGGATCGAGCGCGAGATGCGCGAAGCGGCAGAACGCGCTCGTGAAACTGCGCAACGCGGGGGGCATCCCCGCGAGGTGCGCGTGCGTATTAATGACCGTGAATGGCGGTTCGACGAGGAACGACTGGAACGGATGAAGCGCGAAGCGGCAGCCGCCGCGCAAGCCGGGATCGTTGGCGCGCTTGAAGCGGTCGAGCGTGCACTGGAAAGCATGGGCATCCCGCGAACGCAACCACCGGCGCCACCTCCGCCGCCGCATGCGCCGCCTCCGCCGCCTCCGCCGCCGCATGCGCCGCCTCCGCCAGCAGCGGCAACCGGTACAACGATTCGGATTAACGGCGAGCCACCCTCCGGCGAATCCACGCCGGTGACTGTTGATGAAGCGCCGGTGCAGGAAACCGCGCCGTCTGGGACGACCATCGAAGAGCAACGCGCCGCCATCCTGCGCATGGTTGCCGAGGGACGGATCACGCCGGAGGAGGCTGACCTGCTGCTCGAGGCGCTGGGTTAG
- a CDS encoding SHOCT-like domain-containing protein has protein sequence MTTTDDRLRILRMVEEGQISAEEGARLLEAITDDVARVRARTAARPRSLRVVVTDLHSRRQKINVTIPASLVTVGLKLGARLFPRNASVTNDDVLRAIERDMPGRIFELQDLEEGERIEIFVE, from the coding sequence ATGACGACGACGGATGATCGTCTGCGCATCCTGCGGATGGTCGAAGAGGGTCAGATCTCTGCCGAAGAAGGCGCTCGTCTGCTCGAAGCCATCACCGACGATGTGGCGCGTGTTCGTGCTCGCACCGCAGCGCGCCCCCGTTCATTGCGCGTGGTGGTCACTGATCTTCATTCGCGCCGACAGAAGATCAATGTCACGATCCCCGCCAGCCTGGTGACCGTCGGTCTCAAACTGGGTGCGCGTCTCTTTCCGCGAAACGCCAGTGTGACGAATGACGACGTGCTGCGCGCCATTGAGCGCGATATGCCAGGACGAATCTTCGAGTTGCAGGACCTCGAAGAAGGGGAGCGTATCGAGATTTTTGTAGAATAG